The following coding sequences lie in one Psychrobacter arenosus genomic window:
- a CDS encoding capsule biosynthesis protein, giving the protein MAASMQHLLTHQHVVLLQGKMGSFFNRFASFLQSQNISVSKINFNAGDAFFYKHEQVHNYTGTLIAFAPWLTQFIAEQQIDAVVCFGDCRPHHLQAAKLCEKLGVSFFVFEEGYLRPDYITLQEHGINGYSRLNTEDIKALKKANDKPLYTHNRFYRLCVAAIVYYVITRAFKHRFPHYHHYRGMTAWQEAMAWLKAPWRKLLGYYPDKKLQRDLVNKADGRYFLVSLQVHNDSQITHHSPYLDIVQFIDEVINSFASHAPQEQLLVFKHHPLDRGHRDYRAVVSNIAARYKVAARVFYGCDMHLPTLMKHSKGMVTINSTTGLQSIYHQKPTKIMGRAIYDTEQLTDSQPLDKFWQTPQRPENEFYLRFREFLIEQTQLNGAFYGKSPWMYKYLHTNAPSSPSLEEQGSLKP; this is encoded by the coding sequence ATGGCAGCATCAATGCAACACTTGCTAACTCACCAACATGTGGTGTTATTACAAGGCAAGATGGGGTCATTCTTTAATCGATTTGCGAGTTTTTTACAGTCGCAAAATATCAGCGTGAGTAAAATAAATTTTAATGCTGGTGATGCATTTTTTTATAAGCACGAGCAGGTTCACAACTATACCGGTACTTTAATAGCTTTTGCTCCTTGGTTGACACAGTTTATCGCTGAGCAGCAAATCGATGCGGTAGTCTGCTTCGGCGATTGTCGCCCGCATCATCTGCAAGCGGCCAAACTCTGCGAAAAATTAGGGGTGTCCTTTTTCGTCTTTGAAGAAGGCTACTTACGCCCTGACTATATTACTTTGCAAGAGCATGGCATCAATGGTTATTCACGCTTAAATACAGAAGATATCAAGGCGTTAAAAAAAGCCAATGATAAACCGCTTTACACGCACAATCGCTTTTATCGCTTATGTGTGGCTGCTATCGTCTATTATGTGATTACTCGGGCTTTTAAGCATCGTTTTCCGCACTATCATCATTATCGCGGTATGACCGCATGGCAAGAGGCGATGGCTTGGTTAAAGGCGCCTTGGCGCAAACTTCTCGGCTATTATCCAGATAAAAAGCTGCAAAGAGACTTGGTCAATAAGGCAGATGGACGATATTTCTTAGTCAGTCTACAAGTACATAATGACTCACAGATCACCCATCACAGTCCTTATTTAGATATTGTGCAGTTTATCGACGAAGTGATTAATAGCTTTGCTAGCCATGCGCCGCAAGAGCAACTTTTAGTATTCAAGCATCATCCGTTAGACCGCGGTCATCGTGATTATCGAGCTGTAGTGAGCAATATTGCTGCCCGCTATAAGGTAGCGGCTAGAGTGTTTTACGGCTGTGATATGCACCTGCCCACATTGATGAAGCACAGTAAAGGCATGGTGACAATTAACAGTACAACTGGGCTGCAATCTATTTATCACCAAAAACCCACTAAGATTATGGGCCGAGCCATATATGATACTGAGCAGCTTACGGATTCGCAGCCGCTAGATAAATTTTGGCAAACGCCTCAGCGCCCTGAAAATGAATTTTACTTGCGCTTTAGAGAGTTTTTGATTGAGCAGACGCAGTTGAATGGGGCGTTTTATGGTAAATCGCCTTGGATGTATAAATACTTGCATACTAATGCCCCGTCTAGTCCTAGTTTAGAGGAACAAGGCTCGCTAAAACCATAA